A genomic region of Leishmania braziliensis MHOM/BR/75/M2904 complete genome, chromosome 33 contains the following coding sequences:
- a CDS encoding beta-tubulin produces the protein MREIVSCQAGQCGNQIGSKFWEVIADEHGVDPTGSYQGDSDLQLERMNVYFDESAGGRYVPRAVLMDLEPGTMDSVRAGPYGQLFRPDNFVFGQSGAGNNWAKGHYTEGAELIDSVLDVCRKEAESCDCLQGFQLSHSLGGGTGSGMGALLISKLREEYPNRIMMTFSVIPSPRG, from the coding sequence ATGCGTGAGATCGTTTCCTGCCAGGCCGGCCAGTGCGGCAACCAGATCGGCTCTAAGTTCTGGGAGGTGATCGCCGACGAACATGGCGTCGATCCGACTGGCTCTTACCAGGGCGATTCGGATTTGCAGCTGGAGCGCATGAACGTGTACTTCGATGAGTCGGCCGGAGGCCGCTACGTGCCGCGCGCCGTGCTGATGGACCTCGAGCCGGGCACTATGGACTCTGTCCGCGCCGGCCCGTACGGCCAGCTGTTCCGCCCGGACAACTTCGTTTTTGGCCAGTCCGGCGCTGGCAACAACTGGGCCAAGGGCCACTACACTGAGGGCGCCGAGCTGATCGACTCCGTGCTTGATGTGTGCCGCAAGGAGGCGGAAAGCTGCGACTGCCTGCAGGGCTTCCAGCTGTCTCACTCCCTCGGTGGCGGCACGGGCTCCGGCATGGGCGCGCTGCTCATTTCCAAACTGCGCGAGGAGTACCCGAACCGGATCATGATGACCTTCTCGgtcatcccctccccccgggGGTAG